The DNA region ATAAAGTAGCAACAAACCACTCAAATCCATCGCATATTTCATGCATTCCTCTGCCATTTGTAGCTGCCATGATGACATACAAATGCAACGAGTTAGCCGGAAATCCGCACATCAGAGACAAAACCATGGAGCAAGAAACAGGTATTCTTTTAAGATGATGTTGCTCTCTGCTCTCACTCTATCGAAATAAACTCAGAATCATAATGTAAATCATAATAGAAAAGATGTACCTTCCCGGAAGACATGGCTAACTCTCCTAATTGCTTCCACTTTGACTCGCTCTGTGCTTCTAATGCGATTTCCTACAAGCAAATCATCAAAAATACTTTAATATACCGCCGCTATAAAAGAAGCAAAAACGCATATTAATCATTACACATTAAATCATACCTGCGCAATTTCAAGTCTACCCAGTTGTATGGCCAACTCAAATCTGTAGTCTGGATCTGTCGCAATCTCCAGAGCTTCTTCAACCATTCCTCGTGACTCCAAGAAATGAGCAGCACtgatttgaaaaagaaaaaaagtcggAAAAAAATTCATAGATATCCACAAAACAACCATAGATTTGCAGCAATGTTCAACATCAGACTAAGTAGATCTAGACACCACATATTTCTAAGAGAATAATCCTTGTATTACTTCCTAAAGAAGCAGAGGACTCATTAAACTATAATACTGCCAAAGACATCACAGAACAAAAGACTAAGTACCATAAATAATGAACcgcatataaacaaaaataagtttAGATACAAATTGATAACTATTACTTGTTATGCTGATCTTTAGGAATTGTAGGTAGGATTTCACTAGCTTTTTCTAGATCACCTCGCATCACAAGAGTCTTGTACTCAATGAGGCTTAGCAGCAACGTGTATCCTATAACACTGCATCCCCAAAAAATACAAGAGAACAGATATCAGAAACTAAGCCAATCTGAAATAAACACACCAAAACTAGGCAGGCACTTACTTGAATTCTTTGTCTACAAGGAATACCCGACTTTGATTTGCAAGATAGCCCAACAAATACATTGGGCGGTCCAAATGATACATAGTGGTTACCTAGTATTAAGATGTTAGCAACTACCATCAGAGTGTGTTCATAACAACAGTCAAATTAAAGTAAGCAAGAGATATGCACCTCTCCTCCGACACAGTAGTTAAGCTTCGAGGAAGAGTTGTTGTAAATGAAACAGTCACCAACCCATATACCTGTCCTAACACGTTCATCGTTCTCATGGAGAACCTCAAAAGCATCCTCAATACCTTCTTCCTCGGTAGATCTTCCACTATCAAAATGTGAGGAGACTAGCTCGCGCTGTAAAATAGGAACACCATAGTAAGCACTTGGAACAGTCCAAGAACTGCATAAAGAAATTCTCAGATTAAGAGTCTATGTTTGACAGGATCCTCACGTTGTATTTCAAGATGTAGAATGACGTGTCACTAGCAATGGCTACTAAATCACCACTGTCAGCCCAATAAAGATTCTGCAAACATTACAGGCAACAATAATAAGAGTTGGAGAATAAATAAACGACGACAACCTCCAACTGAAGCTAATGACATCAACTTCCACTATATCAAATATGCCACTAAGTAAACTTCTCAGAACAAACAGAGCCAAGTTAACTTCGATACCTTTACAGTGACGTCAATACGTTGAATCAGCCTACATTCAGTCCAATCATAAAAGCAGATGAAATCATTTGAACACATAGCTAATAAGGTTCCTCCAAAGATCTTCTCAGCAGAGAAAGTAGGGCGGATACTCCTTTTTTCCTGTACACATCATTTGTGAGTGAGCTAGATCCGAAAAAGCTATCTCCATGACAAGTAACAATAATAACCATAGGAACATGCTCTAACGAAACTTCTAAGAACATATACCAAGGCGAATCCGAACCTGGAAATTTTTGCTAAATGTCTTGATCTTTGATGAGCTTTCTCTAACCGCACACTCCCCCTCAGACGACCAAACGAATTCCAGTCCAGAACCAAATGACCTATTTCTCCAAGCCAAAGCCGTGTAGATGATATACTCTCCGTCTCCACAAACTACGACAAACCTCCCATTCGGATTGTGCTTCAAGCTCTGAGAGTCAGAATACCCACACATGAGACACAGATAAGCCGAGAACAAATATATATTCTGAAGATGACACGGCTCAACAGTACCCAGCAATGCAAAAATCTTTTGCTTAGGTAAACTATATAATTCCCTAAAACATCACAAAACCATTGGACCAAATGCTGAATAATAACCACTCACTTGTGGATATAGATCACAAGTCCCCAGCTCTTTAACAGCCAAGGGCAACCTTTCACCATCAGTAACCTATGgcagagaagaaaaaaacagcaTCAGCCAAACAAATAAACAACAAGGTAATCTGATGACACAGTGTAAGAGTTACAAGTACGGCCTATACCTCGTAGTCTGCACCAATACTTTTGATGTTCGCAGTCTGAATTTCATTATGCTTAGCCCATATGATTTTCCCAGTATTGTCCATGCTAGCGACGGGAATTTCTCGTCCAAGTTTAACCATGATGGTTCCTTCATCATATCCGATCACAACCCTATGAAGTGAAAACAACAAGGTTTACGGTTACTCAGGACAACTTAATGGAGTACTAAAAACAAGTCGTGCTCTCAATATCTAAGAATCCTAATCTTTACAAATTGTCAAAGTTAACAACCACAAGGGTGTCGATCAACTGAGATAGAACATTACTCCCGTATAACAATTCTGATAAGCATCGAGGTATTAATAAGAGGGaggaaaaattcaaaaacataccGACGAGAACTTTTAATGTAACCAATGGCCCAAACTCTCTCGAGGCCATAATTTAATGTGTTCTCTAGCCTGCAAGAAAAAACATAGACATTAGGAAATTTGGATTACAAACGTAAGGACAATATAAGACACTGGTAATCAAGGAAAGGTGCACAAGAATGAAGCCAAACTGAAAATGACTTAGGTAGGGCACACAGGAAgcatcaaaatattaaaatgtctAACAAAGAAAAGAGTTCATATTATAATACCTGTACGTAGTTGCATGCCAGATGCGGACGGTGCCATCTTCGGACCCTGTGATTATAATTGGAAGCTCTGGATGGAAGCATACTGCCGATACATTGTGTGTGTGTCCGTCTAGTGTCTGGACACAACTTTTTGTTTGGTAGTCCCAGACCTGAGTCACCAAATTCAACTAGTAAATAACCTGAAAGCACATAAATGTCCAGTAGAAACGTCTCATCTAACAAAGCAGTGAACATGAAGCAGACCTTAGCAGTGTGATCATCAGAGCCAGTAATTAAGTAGGGCTTGTCACCACCGGTGAAATAATCTACACAGTTTACTCCTTTCTGATGGGCATCCAGTGTAAAATTTGGGTCGGGAGAACCAAGATTCCAGATCTGAAGATGAACAAGCACGTAAACATAGAATGAGCTAACACTTTTCATAGCCTTAATGCAGACTAAGCCATAATTAAAGTACAAGCAACGACCATTTCGCTACCTTTATGGTACGATCAAGTGATGCACTAGCAAAAGTGTTGGTGTCTTTTGGATTAAATGTGACTTGCATCACATAGTGCGAGTGTCCCTCGAATATCTGAGTACAAGCCCAACCCTTTTCCCAGTCCCAAAGCTTGATAAGCATATCATCAGAAGATGACAGCACATATGGTAAGGTTGGATGAACAGCCACACATCTAATGTAGTCTGAATGAGCCTCAAACACTTTAACCTTGTCCATGGTATTGTAATTGTATACGCGGATATACAAATCATCAGCTCCTGCCACAACCCATTGCTTTCGTGCTATAAACTTGGCTGACCGAACTGCAAAGTCATAATACAAGAAATCAGCATAAGTAACAAACTAGACAAGACTACATCGTACATACAcaataagaagaaataaaactaaaacattatagctaaagaagcagaagaaagaaAGGCGTATACCTGGTAAGTCGGTCACCTCGAAAGACTGTGCCATCACCTGAGGATTATCAAGCAAGATTCAAGTTAGAGTAAGTTCCAGACTGCAAAACCTCATCGAAtacagaaagaaaaataatctcTCAGTTGCTCGTTTGAGTCATTCCTTATCACAAACTAGTTCGTTGAAAAATATGTGCATATGAAAACAGATAgagaaattaaattatttaccCACCTGTGTCTGGTAATTCCATATACACAAGGTTCCAGAATACAAACTTGCTAGAATCCTGCAAGATAATGTGATATAAGTCTCCAAAAAAAATGAAGGATACCAAGTGGTCGTGAAACTTGtctttcaatcaataaaaaaaagatgcaTGAGAGCCAAATCAGAATCTTGAAAATTACCATGGTTCTGTAGGATGAAGATCCACAGATTTCACTCTCTCAGACCTTTGAGCAAATTTTTtctgatccaaaaaaaaaaatcgaaatataTCAAACAAGACTTAATGATGTAAAAGAAATCAGCAAATGGATTAAAGTAAAATCAATACCTTGATCTCGAGTCTGAGAGGCTGtttcaacaaacaaacaaacaaacaaaaagagaaagcAGTAGTCAGTACTAGTACTCAACTACAAATAAGATCACTAAACTAAAAGCACATTCATATGCATCCAATCCAGATCCTTAATTCCAATTCCACAAAACCAAAATGATCTAGAGAGACTACACTCGATTCCATGCCACATCGGGTGGGTGGGGCAGTAATGCAAGAcgaaagttttcaaaaaatgaaaTCGAAGTGAAACATGCGATCTGAGACAACACGATCTCTCATTCACTCTAACTAACGCTAGAGGAAATCGAGATCGCATCGTACGTACACAGATTTCACTGCGAGAGATCTAAAGAGAGGAGAGATTTACAGTACTCACCATGTTTGCAGATTAACCTGCAGTAGAATGTCTAGCTGTGTGCCCTTCAGATCTCGTATTATCGCTTAAAATCTGTAAAATCGGAGATCGGAGAACGAACGATGTTGTTGTTACTTCTTGATCTTGTGtgataacaaaagaaaaaaaaatattaaaatggaaaaaatCCGATTTTTTGCTCGACAATTACGAACGACTAAGATATTTACGTAACTGCCATTACATGTTGGGCTCCTCAAAGGcccattatatttattaatcttTTCGGGAAGAGCCCATTTTAATAGAAAGAGGCTAGGCGAATTTTGAATAAATGTTCTTAGATGGAAAATACCAAACCAAGTATTGTTGTAAACTTTGAAACTCGTAAATCCATTTCTCACATTACCTACTTGAAGTGCTCAAAGCCTCCTTATAAGCCCTTTTATTGATACACACTGTCAGCGAGCTTTCTTGGACTTGACTTTTAGGCGTGAAGACTGAGCCAATGTTTTAGATTTCTTAGCTTTCAAGGTGAAAGACTACGGTTTTCAAGAAAACCCTAATTATGGATTACTGGATACGAAAAGAAAGCATAAGCGAATCGATTGAAACAGCCTCCCAAGTTTAGAATCTTCTACAACAAATAACCAATATAATATACCTAAAACCTAAAGTAATCAATTAGATTATTATACCGTCCATAACGGACCGACCGCATAGCGCAGTGGATTAGCGCGTCTGACTTCGGATCAGAAGGTCGTGGGTTCGACTCCCACTGTGGTCGtcgtttttattctttttcataAGTCTGCTTTGGGAACATTATTCTAAATGCAAACTTATGAGGAAATCTTCTTTAGCCTTTCTTTCTACATTACGAAAAGCCTAATTTTTGGagggtttcaaaacttaaacaagACACAACTTTCTTTTTCAACACAACATAAACTTTCTTGGCTAAATTTTGGCTACTAAgtttcaaaaaggaaaaaaatttatTGTGTTTActacatttttcatttttctttttcaacacAAATAACTATTATTGTATCAGATCATAGTATCAATGAAAACATACATTTTCTATTCAATATTATCAGTAAACATTATTTTCATAGTTTACTTACTAGACATGCTACTATAAACAATTTAACACTAACCTTATTTTCTAAGTGAATTTGGAAATTTTTCACTCGTAATGGAATGAAGTCATCGACATTATCACAGATTCTGCGGAAAATACCTCTGTGGCTGCTCAGATTACACTCCCAAGCTACCACAGTACCACATTCATGATCtatggaaagaaagaaaaaatatataaggcATGGAAATAACATATTTCACAACAGATACTTCTTAAAATCATTGACAAAACGTTTGAAATTGTCACAACTTGCTCAGAAAATAGAGGATAAGAGATTTTAACACATGATTAACACTTGGTTTTTAGATCGATTTCAAGTTGTAAAAATccaagacaaaataaaaattagatgcACTTATTAATacaataaatgatttttatgaataaaattttacatttcttcaaaaaaaagaagtataaaTTGTCCTCTATATATCATCTTATTTTGAATGTCAAAGTCCCAACACACTCGAATCCAATCTTAATAGTGGATCtacaaatacacaaatcatGTCAAATTGTACTCTACCATGTTTAGAGTTCATGTAATCAAAACTTAGAAATAAATAATCTGATATGATATTATGTATtcatcgataataatcgattctgacgttaaaaaaaatatgatattatgtAAGCTAAAAAGCTAAGTCTATCTAAACAAATATGAGTGACAAAGAGAAGCTTAAAGAGAGAGGAAGTATGTCGTAATCGACCCACTCTCACCGCTTATCCTCTCCAATCACTTCATTTCATCTTTACCATATAATTCTTCaaacttttttgtttcatataaaGAGTATGGTCCACCCTTTCATATGGGTTCGTTCTCATTTATCAGCAACAAAAGGAAGAAAATCTTCTCTTTCCTTTATAATCAAGAAACTTGTGGAACAAAACTTGCAGAACCAAAATTTGCGATTGATCCAAGTATTTTTCacattcaaagaatctataataATCATGATCGTAATTGTAACCAATTaatcaaaatctaataaaataactCCACAATAAGTATTTTAACTACTgtgtaattaaataaattagtgtGGGTTGTTTTTCCAACAAATCTTCCATATATCTTTTataatatgaattatatatgtaaattaatgtTTAATGAATgcaaatttagtttaaaattatgttatttaaatatgataaaataacacaataataaatgtatttaaaattatgtaaatatgtGGTATTATGAATTGTtgaatatatagaaatatttcactggatttaatttaatatctaatttttattattttaaaaatgttgttATTAGTTATCTAATTacaataaatacatttatatatggtccctttatatattataaatttatattacacTAAAACACACAGGAAAATTATAGAAACACCAAAgctataaaatttatttaatataaaattatacagtAATActctttttaaacaaaatttttaaaatttaaaatttaaaaatatttactaaaataatttaaatagtagataatgattttgatattattagCTATTAAGaacttttcttttgtcaactAGCTATTAAGAACTTAATCCATTAGATTATCCTTCCTTCcaatttattaattatacacatatGCACTAGGACAAATTTCTGACCTCATGGTTTTTGTACAAACTCAAGACGTGCACCAAAACCATTAGCCACGTGTAACGTTTATAAGCTATGGTTTGGCAAGACGTATCATCTACACAATACTAAAGGATAAATATGcaattacaatattttaaaattccaaaagaGGTGACCAGTATTTATGCTCAGCCTTCTCTTCTTATGGCAAACCACACACATAATAAGAATCTTTAATCATAATCGAGTGAACAAAAATGTGCTACAAAAAGATTCTCCCTCTTGTTATTCCACCGGAGAGCTTCCACGAAAACATGCCGGCAGCAGTGGAAACAGAGGTGGGAGCCGCTGTCGGTCACCGTGCCGGTGGTGGTGAAAAGAAGATGTGTGTGTGTTCACCATCGACGCATCCAAGATCTTTCAAGTGTAGATATCATCATCATGAATATCAATGGATTCCTTCTTCTTCCCTCCACAAATGACACATCATCATGTCATCAACAActatagttttattttcatggttatatttattactttaatcAAAGTAGAATCGtgaagtttaccaaaaaaaaaaagtagaatcGTGAATGTTCTGTTCTTTATAAAGTATATATCCTTCCTATCATTACAAAACGACGTTTTTATTCAAAGGTTTACAAGTCGACAgcaatcgttttttttttgtcgacattAAAATGTGGTTACTGTGGTTCTTGTGGTTCCTGTATAATTTGTTCTCTCTTAAATtacaagataaataaaaataaagctGATGTAGCGATGTTACGTGACGGATCAATCGACCCCAAGCATCAAACTATACATATCAAATTACATGAAAAAtaccttttcaaaaaaaaaattacatgaaAAAGCATGAATTAACAATGTAATTGGATTGATCGATTACTTACGATAATTTGTTTTATCTAAAGCTGAAAGAACatgaattttgataaaatatcttaatttaattttaatgtacGTTCGGTCCAGTTTAGACAGAAATAATATCCAAAATCGTCATATGCATAGAAAAGCATTGGTGAAAATAGATATACATATATCTGCGCTTATtccctatatattaatagaaaaatatttaaaaattatttacttaatttgtagtaattacaaaaaaatgtaCAGAGTTGCCACTTAACTAAAATATCAATTAATCTTATGTGAAATTTTAAGaattaattgaaaataatatttgtcTAAAATCTAATTGATAGAAAACATTATattaatccaaaatataaaaagtgtatttacttcttaaataaaaattacaaaattacctaatataattaatacaTACGACAATTAGtgattataaatcataaaaatctgAGAACATTTTTacatctttttcattttttgtttaattttatattattaaaaaatattaaccatataataaaaataactacattaatcatataataaaaataaatatttttttgtattggtcccttttaaaataaatttttgtctAGACTACTGATCACAACCACCTTCTTTTCGAAGGTAGGCACATACGGGACTGCTTATATATAGTATCGCCATGAACAGAATTTGCAGGAATAGAAAAGGCAAAAATGACTCACCTATCGCAGCCCGAACCCGAGATTCCTCATCTTCCTTGCGGACCCCCTCATCATTAACACAAAACGTTCAGAACATTTATACTAAAAAATACATAATCTGAAATGTACATAAAATAACTTACATCATGTTGAACTTCTTTGAGAGTACAATGACGGTCTTTGATCTGGTTCTTGTCTCTAGTATCTCTGAATAAGCTCCTTCACCTTTCCTGGACATACCGCCTTGTTCATGTACATACTCTCGCTTAACGTGTTTGGAATTGGATGTTCCCCccagaaaaaaaacatataataataataataattcatgaTAAGTCTCTAAGTATGcatggaggaagaagaaaatggaatGTTCTAAGAAGGCATACATAATTGTTTGACAATTCAATGAGCAACATCAAGTGGAGTACTAAGATCGTATAGGGGCTGAATACAATAAGAGTTGACATCTTAAGATATGAAAACTTAAGTTTCAGGTAGAGATGTCAAATTGGACATATGTCCATGGTTCACCCATGTCCAAACCCATTTGGACTAAACCAAATTAGACCAACAAATAAAGATG from Raphanus sativus cultivar WK10039 chromosome 8, ASM80110v3, whole genome shotgun sequence includes:
- the LOC108822609 gene encoding coatomer subunit beta'-2 isoform X2, whose product is MPLRLEIKKKFAQRSERVKSVDLHPTEPWILASLYSGTLCIWNYQTQVMAQSFEVTDLPVRSAKFIARKQWVVAGADDLYIRVYNYNTMDKVKVFEAHSDYIRCVAVHPTLPYVLSSSDDMLIKLWDWEKGWACTQIFEGHSHYVMQVTFNPKDTNTFASASLDRTIKIWNLGSPDPNFTLDAHQKGVNCVDYFTGGDKPYLITGSDDHTAKVWDYQTKSCVQTLDGHTHNVSAVCFHPELPIIITGSEDGTVRIWHATTYRLENTLNYGLERVWAIGYIKSSRRVVIGYDEGTIMVKLGREIPVASMDNTGKIIWAKHNEIQTANIKSIGADYEVTDGERLPLAVKELGTCDLYPQSLKHNPNGRFVVVCGDGEYIIYTALAWRNRSFGSGLEFVWSSEGECAVRESSSKIKTFSKNFQEKRSIRPTFSAEKIFGGTLLAMCSNDFICFYDWTECRLIQRIDVTVKNLYWADSGDLVAIASDTSFYILKYNRELVSSHFDSGRSTEEEGIEDAFEVLHENDERVRTGIWVGDCFIYNNSSSKLNYCVGGEVTTMYHLDRPMYLLGYLANQSRVFLVDKEFNVIGYTLLLSLIEYKTLVMRGDLEKASEILPTIPKDQHNNAAHFLESRGMVEEALEIATDPDYRFELAIQLGRLEIAQEIALEAQSESKWKQLGELAMSSGKLQMAEECMKYAMDLSGLLLLYSSIGDAEGVSKLSTLAKEQGKNNVAYLCLFMLGRLEDCLDLLVESNRIPEAALMARSYLPSKVSEIVALWRKDLSKINSKAAESLADPEEYSNLFEDWQVALSVEAKASETRGVYTAAEDYPSQADRSSMTLVEAFRNLQVEEEESLENGDMDHEEEVVAEENGDEEKNDEDVEEPHHEEKEQEEVVDGDSTNGAVLVNGSEADEEWGTNSEGNPSA
- the LOC108822609 gene encoding coatomer subunit beta'-2 isoform X3, giving the protein MPLRLEIKKKFAQRSERVKSVDLHPTEPWILASLYSGTLCIWNYQTQVMAQSFEVTDLPVRSAKFIARKQWVVAGADDLYIRVYNYNTMDKVKVFEAHSDYIRCVAVHPTLPYVLSSSDDMLIKLWDWEKGWACTQIFEGHSHYVMQVTFNPKDTNTFASASLDRTIKIWNLGSPDPNFTLDAHQKGVNCVDYFTGGDKPYLITGSDDHTAKVWDYQTKSCVQTLDGHTHNVSAVCFHPELPIIITGSEDGTVRIWHATTYRLENTLNYGLERVWAIGYIKSSRRVVIGYDEGTIMVKLGREIPVASMDNTGKIIWAKHNEIQTANIKSIGADYEVTDGERLPLAVKELGTCDLYPQSLKHNPNGRFVVVCGDGEYIIYTALAWRNRSFGSGLEFVWSSEGECAVRESSSKIKTFSKNFQEKRSIRPTFSAEKIFGGTLLAMCSNDFICFYDWTECRLIQRIDVTVKNLYWADSGDLVAIASDTSFYILKYNRELVSSHFDSGRSTEEEGIEDAFEVLHENDERVRTGIWVGDCFIYNNSSSKLNYCVGGEVTTMYHLDRPMYLLGYLANQSRVFLVDKEFNVIGYTLLLSLIEYKTLVMRGDLEKASEILPTIPKDQHNNAAHFLESRGMVEEALEIATDPDYRFELAIQLGRLEIAQEIALEAQSESKWKQLGELAMSSGKLQMAEECMKYAMDLSGLLLLYSSIGDAEGVSKLSTLAKEQGKNNVAYLCLFMLGRLEDCLDLLVESNRIPEAALMARSYLPSKVSEIVALWRKDLSKINSKAAESLADPEEYSNLFEDWQVALSVEAKASETRGVYTAAEDYPSQADRSSMTLVEAFRNLQVEEEESLENGDMDHEEEVVAEENGDEEKNDEDVEEPHHEEKEQEEVVDGDSTNGAVLVNGSEADEEWVLTPRQ
- the LOC108822609 gene encoding coatomer subunit beta'-2 isoform X1, which translates into the protein MPLRLEIKKKFAQRSERVKSVDLHPTEPWILASLYSGTLCIWNYQTQVMAQSFEVTDLPVRSAKFIARKQWVVAGADDLYIRVYNYNTMDKVKVFEAHSDYIRCVAVHPTLPYVLSSSDDMLIKLWDWEKGWACTQIFEGHSHYVMQVTFNPKDTNTFASASLDRTIKIWNLGSPDPNFTLDAHQKGVNCVDYFTGGDKPYLITGSDDHTAKVWDYQTKSCVQTLDGHTHNVSAVCFHPELPIIITGSEDGTVRIWHATTYRLENTLNYGLERVWAIGYIKSSRRVVIGYDEGTIMVKLGREIPVASMDNTGKIIWAKHNEIQTANIKSIGADYEVTDGERLPLAVKELGTCDLYPQSLKHNPNGRFVVVCGDGEYIIYTALAWRNRSFGSGLEFVWSSEGECAVRESSSKIKTFSKNFQEKRSIRPTFSAEKIFGGTLLAMCSNDFICFYDWTECRLIQRIDVTVKNLYWADSGDLVAIASDTSFYILKYNRELVSSHFDSGRSTEEEGIEDAFEVLHENDERVRTGIWVGDCFIYNNSSSKLNYCVGGEVTTMYHLDRPMYLLGYLANQSRVFLVDKEFNVIGYTLLLSLIEYKTLVMRGDLEKASEILPTIPKDQHNNAAHFLESRGMVEEALEIATDPDYRFELAIQLGRLEIAQEIALEAQSESKWKQLGELAMSSGKLQMAEECMKYAMDLSGLLLLYSSIGDAEGVSKLSTLAKEQGKNNVAYLCLFMLGRLEDCLDLLVESNRIPEAALMARSYLPSKVSEIVALWRKDLSKINSKAAESLADPEEYSNLFEDWQVALSVEAKASETRGVYTAAEDYPSQADRSSMTLVEAFRNLQVEEEESLENGDMDHEEEVVAEENGDEEKNDEDVEEPHHEEKEQEEVVDGDSTNGAVLVNGSEADEEWGTNSEGNPSA